In one Streptomyces sp. NBC_01288 genomic region, the following are encoded:
- a CDS encoding purine-cytosine permease family protein codes for MTEIVDKEAPATAAGRTYNDWAKNDTLEDYSLRYAPKSFRRWTPYVVATTALGGIAYLADFAIGGSIAISNGFSSAMVAILAAAVTIFLTGIPISYYSAKYSIDMDLLTRGAGFGYLGSTLTSVIYASFTFIFFALEGSIMAQALDLGLHIPLAVGYLICSLIILPLVIYGMTALSKMQVWTQPVWLVLMVAPFVSIAIQEPGKFSQFTHFAGNSPTGSSISMLGVGAGAGVALSLIAQIGEQVDYLRFMPDKTPENAKKWWGAVLSAGPGWVVLGAAKQMGGAFLAFYIAGSVGLAKANEPIQQYVHGFKTFAAPVALGLATFFVILSQVKINSTNAYSGSLSWSNFFSRLTHRHPGRVVYIFLNVGIALALMEGGVFGFLNTVLGFYSNVAIAWIGAVVADLVINKPLKLSPSYIEFKRAHLYNFNPVGFGSMLIASAVSIAAYFNAFGDYAKAYSPFIALFLAMVLSPLFAYLTKGKYYIARLDDLAEPLLDADGLPSAVILNCTVCTTDFERPDVANCPFHSGPICSLCCSLEKDCHDSCKSAPGATGPVDLAMPAVRSAD; via the coding sequence GTGACGGAGATCGTCGACAAAGAGGCGCCGGCAACGGCTGCCGGACGGACCTACAACGACTGGGCGAAGAACGACACGCTGGAGGACTACTCGCTGCGCTACGCGCCGAAGTCCTTCCGCCGCTGGACGCCGTACGTGGTGGCCACCACCGCTCTCGGCGGTATCGCGTACCTCGCCGACTTCGCCATCGGCGGTTCCATCGCGATCTCGAACGGCTTCTCCAGCGCCATGGTGGCGATCCTGGCGGCGGCGGTGACGATCTTCCTCACCGGCATCCCGATCTCGTACTACTCGGCCAAGTACTCCATCGACATGGACCTGTTGACCCGGGGCGCCGGCTTCGGCTACCTCGGCTCGACCCTGACATCGGTCATCTACGCCAGCTTCACCTTCATCTTCTTCGCCCTAGAGGGCTCGATCATGGCGCAGGCGCTGGACCTGGGCCTCCACATCCCGCTCGCCGTCGGCTACTTGATCTGCTCGCTGATCATCCTGCCGCTGGTGATCTACGGCATGACCGCGCTCTCCAAGATGCAGGTGTGGACCCAGCCGGTGTGGCTGGTGCTGATGGTCGCGCCGTTCGTGTCCATCGCGATCCAGGAGCCCGGCAAGTTCTCGCAGTTCACGCACTTCGCGGGCAACTCCCCCACCGGTTCCAGCATCAGCATGCTCGGCGTCGGCGCGGGCGCCGGTGTGGCACTGTCCCTCATCGCGCAGATCGGTGAGCAGGTCGACTACCTGCGCTTCATGCCCGACAAGACCCCCGAGAACGCCAAGAAGTGGTGGGGCGCGGTGCTCTCGGCGGGCCCCGGCTGGGTCGTCCTCGGCGCGGCGAAGCAGATGGGCGGCGCCTTCCTCGCCTTCTACATCGCCGGCAGCGTGGGCCTGGCCAAGGCCAACGAGCCCATCCAGCAGTACGTGCACGGCTTCAAGACCTTCGCCGCTCCGGTAGCCCTCGGGCTGGCGACGTTCTTCGTGATCCTCTCCCAGGTGAAGATCAACTCGACGAACGCGTACTCCGGTTCGCTGTCCTGGTCGAACTTCTTCTCCCGTCTGACACACCGTCACCCGGGCCGCGTGGTCTATATCTTCCTCAACGTCGGCATCGCCCTGGCCCTGATGGAGGGCGGCGTCTTCGGCTTCCTCAACACGGTGCTCGGCTTCTACTCCAACGTGGCGATCGCCTGGATCGGCGCGGTCGTCGCCGACCTGGTCATCAACAAACCGCTCAAACTCAGCCCGTCCTACATCGAGTTCAAGCGCGCCCACCTGTACAACTTCAACCCGGTCGGCTTCGGCTCGATGCTCATCGCGTCGGCGGTCTCCATCGCCGCGTACTTCAACGCGTTCGGCGACTACGCCAAGGCCTACTCCCCCTTCATCGCCCTGTTCCTGGCGATGGTCCTCTCGCCCCTGTTCGCGTACCTCACCAAGGGCAAGTACTACATCGCCCGCCTCGACGACCTGGCGGAGCCGCTGCTCGACGCGGACGGACTTCCCTCGGCCGTCATCCTCAACTGCACTGTCTGCACAACGGACTTCGAACGCCCCGACGTGGCGAACTGCCCCTTCCACTCCGGCCCGATCTGCTCCCTGTGCTGCAGCCTGGAGAAGGACTGCCACG
- a CDS encoding substrate-binding domain-containing protein → MHPLPPGRISGPVKTLVVALVVPLQGPAGVFGPSCELAAQLAVEELNASGGVLGREVRLIVVDGGAPAEQVAAEVEMLVSMRAVDAVVGWHTSAVRKALVPRVAGRVPYVYTAQYEGGERTPGVFLTGETDAAQLRPAMRLLAEETGVRRWCTVGNDYVWPRVTARAARRYARDCGGRVRDEVFVPLGTYEFGPVLRRIERCEADAVLMLLIGDDAARFNRAFAARGLHQRCLRLSTHMDENILLSTGAEATEGLWAAAGYFETLATTESLDFSGRYAARFGVEAPVVGSLGESCFEGVRLLAALAERVRSLDVGAMCAVDGTVSYEGPRGVLRLHGNHLRQRLYLARADAFDFDIVAQL, encoded by the coding sequence GTGCATCCCCTGCCACCCGGGCGGATCAGCGGCCCGGTCAAGACCTTGGTCGTGGCACTGGTCGTACCCCTGCAAGGTCCGGCGGGTGTCTTCGGCCCGTCCTGCGAACTGGCCGCACAGCTCGCCGTGGAGGAACTCAACGCCAGCGGTGGTGTGTTGGGCCGCGAGGTCCGGCTGATCGTCGTGGACGGCGGCGCGCCGGCGGAGCAAGTGGCCGCCGAGGTAGAGATGTTGGTGTCGATGCGCGCGGTCGACGCGGTGGTCGGCTGGCACACCTCGGCGGTCCGCAAGGCGCTGGTGCCGCGCGTCGCGGGCCGGGTGCCGTACGTCTACACCGCGCAGTACGAGGGCGGTGAGCGCACGCCCGGGGTGTTCCTGACCGGTGAGACCGACGCGGCCCAACTCAGGCCCGCCATGCGGCTGTTGGCGGAGGAGACCGGTGTACGGCGCTGGTGCACGGTGGGCAACGACTATGTGTGGCCGAGGGTGACCGCCCGGGCCGCGCGCCGCTACGCCCGGGACTGCGGCGGCCGGGTGCGCGACGAGGTGTTCGTGCCGCTGGGGACGTACGAGTTCGGGCCGGTGCTGCGCCGGATCGAGCGGTGCGAGGCGGACGCCGTCCTGATGCTGCTGATCGGCGACGACGCGGCGCGCTTCAACCGGGCGTTCGCCGCGCGCGGGTTGCACCAGCGGTGTCTGCGGCTGAGTACGCACATGGACGAGAACATCCTGCTGTCCACCGGCGCGGAGGCCACCGAGGGACTGTGGGCGGCGGCCGGCTACTTCGAGACCCTGGCGACCACCGAAAGCCTTGATTTCAGCGGGCGTTACGCGGCCCGCTTCGGCGTGGAGGCACCCGTCGTGGGCAGCCTCGGCGAGTCGTGTTTCGAAGGCGTACGGCTGCTCGCGGCCCTGGCCGAGCGGGTGCGGTCGCTCGACGTGGGCGCCATGTGCGCGGTGGACGGCACCGTCTCGTACGAGGGCCCGCGAGGCGTACTGCGTCTGCACGGCAATCACCTCCGCCAACGGCTGTACCTGGCGCGGGCGGACGCCTTCGACTTCGACATCGTCGCCCAACTCTGA
- a CDS encoding MarR family winged helix-turn-helix transcriptional regulator: protein MSSVPSPALAHLLSHAERRLGLRMTAVLAEENCPVEQWRVLSVIADGKGHPMTEIADQVLMPAPSLTKLVDRMVADNLVHRRPDHSDRRRVLLHLTARGRALHQRAAHRLLADQTRLLDAIDDQGDLVRLLARLTAALDGEPSAVLAE from the coding sequence ATGTCGTCCGTACCGTCGCCGGCCCTCGCCCACCTGCTGAGTCACGCCGAGCGGCGGCTGGGCCTGCGTATGACCGCCGTCCTGGCCGAGGAGAACTGTCCGGTCGAGCAGTGGCGCGTCCTCTCGGTCATCGCCGACGGCAAGGGCCACCCGATGACCGAGATCGCCGACCAGGTCCTGATGCCGGCGCCGAGCCTCACCAAACTGGTCGACCGGATGGTCGCCGACAACCTCGTCCACCGCCGCCCCGACCACTCCGACCGCCGCCGCGTCCTGCTCCACCTCACCGCGCGCGGCCGCGCCCTTCACCAGCGCGCGGCCCACCGCCTGCTGGCCGACCAGACGCGGCTCCTGGACGCGATCGACGATCAGGGGGACCTGGTGCGGTTGCTCGCGCGGCTCACAGCGGCGCTCGATGGAGAGCCGTCCGCCGTCCTGGCGGAGTGA
- a CDS encoding alcohol dehydrogenase catalytic domain-containing protein translates to MSTYRAFEVTGARKFELVEREVQEPPLGHVRLRVEACGVCHSDVIAVEGMRPDPSSPVVPGHEVVGVIDAVGPGVTTWRVGERVGVGYLGGHCGVCDFCRRGDFVNCADQPQTGSDVDGGYAESMIARASGLVRIPEGIGPIDAAPLLCAGLTVFSALRQIDHVPGALVAVQGIGGLGHLGVQYADKLGFRVAAIARGAGKAELAKRLGADHYIDSSAEDVGARLRELGGAAAVVATAASGASMSPLVSGLAPRGRMVVVGAALDPIEVQTTDLIFGTRTIAGSLTGSSIDNEDSLRFAEARDVRPMTEVLPLAQAPQAYERMMSGEARFRIVLNMAV, encoded by the coding sequence ATGTCCACATACCGAGCGTTCGAGGTCACAGGGGCGCGGAAGTTCGAGCTGGTGGAGAGGGAGGTGCAGGAGCCGCCGCTGGGGCATGTGCGCCTTCGGGTCGAGGCGTGCGGGGTCTGCCACTCCGACGTGATCGCCGTCGAGGGGATGCGGCCCGACCCGTCCTCGCCGGTGGTCCCCGGACACGAGGTCGTCGGCGTGATCGACGCGGTCGGTCCCGGAGTGACGACATGGCGGGTCGGCGAGCGGGTGGGCGTGGGATACCTGGGCGGCCACTGCGGAGTGTGCGACTTCTGCCGACGCGGGGACTTCGTCAACTGCGCGGATCAACCGCAGACGGGCAGTGACGTCGACGGCGGCTACGCGGAGTCGATGATCGCCAGGGCCAGCGGTCTGGTCCGGATCCCCGAGGGGATCGGCCCGATCGACGCGGCGCCGCTGCTCTGCGCGGGACTGACGGTGTTCAGCGCGCTCCGGCAGATCGACCACGTCCCGGGCGCGCTGGTGGCCGTGCAGGGCATCGGCGGCCTCGGGCACCTGGGCGTGCAGTACGCCGACAAGCTCGGGTTCCGCGTCGCCGCGATCGCCCGGGGCGCGGGGAAGGCGGAGTTGGCCAAGCGGCTCGGCGCCGACCACTACATCGACAGCTCCGCCGAGGACGTCGGCGCGCGGTTGCGGGAGTTGGGCGGTGCGGCCGCGGTCGTCGCGACCGCCGCGAGCGGTGCCTCGATGTCACCGCTCGTCTCCGGACTGGCGCCACGCGGCCGCATGGTGGTCGTCGGTGCCGCCCTCGACCCGATCGAGGTGCAGACCACCGACCTGATCTTCGGCACCCGCACGATCGCCGGAAGCCTGACCGGCAGCTCCATCGACAACGAGGACAGCCTGCGGTTCGCCGAGGCCCGGGATGTCCGCCCGATGACCGAAGTCCTGCCGCTCGCCCAGGCGCCCCAGGCGTACGAGCGCATGATGTCCGGCGAAGCCCGTTTCCGTATCGTTCTGAATATGGCGGTCTGA